The following coding sequences are from one Ammoniphilus sp. CFH 90114 window:
- a CDS encoding 2Fe-2S iron-sulfur cluster-binding protein, whose protein sequence is MPQVKFHYGNGELHEQEVKENSNLVVLAGIKKFPHLKYGCGMGKCTKCKVQILDGAEALAPPNWKEEKMLKEQLEDGYRLCCQLFIQDDIELKQE, encoded by the coding sequence ATGCCTCAAGTAAAATTTCATTATGGCAACGGTGAGTTGCATGAGCAGGAAGTAAAGGAGAATAGCAACTTAGTTGTACTGGCGGGTATTAAGAAATTTCCACATTTGAAGTACGGTTGCGGGATGGGAAAATGCACGAAGTGCAAGGTTCAAATCCTAGATGGCGCAGAAGCGTTGGCACCACCGAATTGGAAAGAAGAGAAGATGCTTAAGGAACAACTTGAAGACGGTTACCGTTTATGTTGCCAGTTATTCATTCAAGATGATATTGAGTTAAAACAGGAGTAG
- a CDS encoding TerC family protein, with translation MDFFSAQFFSALLAIIVIDLVLAGDNAIVIGMAARNLPKEHQRKVIFWGTAGAIVVRALATLAVVWLLRIPGLLLAGGLLLIWIAYKLLTDEKDHENVSAGDNIAAAIRTIIIADTVMGLDNVLAVAGAAHGSFLLVVLGLIISVPIMVWGSTMIVKLIERYPVIIYIGSGVLALTAAKMIVKEPFIANYIGDNALIRWGFAVLVIIGVLALGRMKKQANAMKPAA, from the coding sequence ATGGATTTTTTCTCCGCTCAGTTTTTTTCCGCGTTGCTTGCGATTATTGTAATCGACTTAGTTTTAGCTGGAGATAATGCGATCGTTATTGGTATGGCAGCACGTAACCTTCCCAAAGAACATCAAAGAAAAGTAATCTTCTGGGGCACCGCCGGTGCCATTGTGGTTCGTGCCCTTGCTACCTTGGCTGTTGTTTGGTTGTTGCGTATTCCTGGGCTTCTTTTAGCGGGTGGCTTACTCCTTATCTGGATTGCCTACAAGCTATTGACTGACGAAAAAGATCATGAAAATGTTAGCGCCGGTGATAATATCGCTGCAGCCATTAGAACCATTATTATTGCCGATACGGTAATGGGACTAGATAATGTATTAGCCGTCGCTGGTGCTGCACACGGAAGCTTCTTACTTGTTGTTTTAGGGTTAATTATCAGTGTGCCAATTATGGTTTGGGGTAGCACCATGATCGTAAAATTAATCGAACGCTATCCCGTTATTATTTACATCGGCTCTGGTGTGTTAGCCTTAACAGCAGCCAAAATGATCGTTAAAGAACCCTTTATTGCAAATTACATTGGAGACAATGCTCTTATTCGGTGGGGATTTGCAGTCCTTGTGATTATTGGAGTGCTTGCCCTTGGAAGAATGAAAAAACAAGCGAATGCGATGAAGCCGGCTGCTTAG
- a CDS encoding CBO0543 family protein encodes MYFIVLFFASWIWFYKKADNSRIRELYGVMIYTSFLALWTDLIMVHYKLWSYHGLPHSKYLIPLLLDFSVYPVVAYLFTQDAPLAWGGIIKRVVGWTFFSVLLEWVTLITGHIQHHKWWTLGFSLVSDILIYLSIWAIYRLYRPAYIHNQLSKRGNFQP; translated from the coding sequence ATGTATTTTATTGTTCTGTTTTTTGCTTCCTGGATCTGGTTCTATAAGAAAGCGGATAATTCTCGAATTCGAGAATTATATGGGGTTATGATTTACACAAGCTTCCTTGCCTTATGGACGGACCTCATTATGGTTCACTATAAGCTTTGGTCCTATCACGGATTGCCGCATTCTAAGTACCTCATCCCTCTGCTTCTGGACTTTAGTGTGTACCCTGTTGTTGCTTATCTTTTTACTCAAGATGCTCCTCTTGCGTGGGGAGGCATCATCAAACGCGTGGTTGGATGGACCTTTTTTTCTGTTCTGTTAGAATGGGTTACCCTCATTACTGGACACATTCAGCACCATAAATGGTGGACTTTAGGATTTTCTTTAGTTTCAGACATATTAATCTATCTATCCATTTGGGCTATTTATCGGCTTTATCGCCCAGCTTACATACATAATCAGCTATCAAAAAGGGGAAATTTTCAGCCATGA
- a CDS encoding 2Fe-2S iron-sulfur cluster binding domain-containing protein: MKQLSISVFNNDCKRFSLDYQPGLLLLETVNEPFSDPKREGIPFICRKGACRSCVVHVLEGSELLVPPTPLEQRALQVGKTTIAGGYRLACMTRFKEELE, from the coding sequence ATGAAGCAACTATCGATTTCTGTCTTTAACAATGATTGCAAAAGGTTTTCTTTAGACTACCAACCCGGTCTCCTTTTATTGGAGACTGTCAATGAACCCTTTAGCGATCCTAAACGCGAAGGCATTCCTTTCATTTGTAGAAAAGGAGCTTGCCGCAGCTGTGTCGTCCATGTATTAGAGGGCAGCGAACTTTTAGTTCCCCCTACTCCACTTGAACAGAGAGCGCTTCAAGTGGGTAAAACCACCATTGCAGGAGGCTACCGCCTGGCTTGTATGACTCGATTCAAAGAAGAGTTGGAGTGA